A region of Vigna radiata var. radiata cultivar VC1973A chromosome 6, Vradiata_ver6, whole genome shotgun sequence DNA encodes the following proteins:
- the LOC106764541 gene encoding protein RADIALIS-like 4 isoform X1: MASTSHNNTNKVNSSSWTPMQNKQFERALAFYDQDTPDRWQNIANMLGDKSVEEVKKHYEILVEDLRHIESGRVPIPSYNNSTHHQPNHQESLYGRPLKYLNQQ, encoded by the exons ATGGCTTCAACCTCccacaacaacaccaacaaagTTAACTCTTCTTCTTGGACACCCATGCAGAACAAGCAATTCGAAAGAGCACTTGCTTTCTACGATCAAGACACCCCAGATCGCTGGCAGAACATAGCCAACATGCTTGGTGATAAATCTGTTGAGGAAGTTAAGAAACACTATGAAATCCTTGTCGAAGACCTTAGGCATATAGAATCTGGTCGTGTTCCAATCCCCAGTTACAACAACTCCACTCATCATCAACCTAATCATCAAGAGAG CTTATATGGCAGGCCTCTAAAGTATCTCAATCAGCAGTGA
- the LOC106764541 gene encoding protein RADIALIS-like 4 isoform X2 → MASTSHNNTNKVNSSSWTPMQNKQFERALAFYDQDTPDRWQNIANMLGDKSVEEVKKHYEILVEDLRHIESGRVPIPSYNNSTHHQPNHQERPLKYLNQQ, encoded by the exons ATGGCTTCAACCTCccacaacaacaccaacaaagTTAACTCTTCTTCTTGGACACCCATGCAGAACAAGCAATTCGAAAGAGCACTTGCTTTCTACGATCAAGACACCCCAGATCGCTGGCAGAACATAGCCAACATGCTTGGTGATAAATCTGTTGAGGAAGTTAAGAAACACTATGAAATCCTTGTCGAAGACCTTAGGCATATAGAATCTGGTCGTGTTCCAATCCCCAGTTACAACAACTCCACTCATCATCAACCTAATCATCAAGAGAG GCCTCTAAAGTATCTCAATCAGCAGTGA
- the LOC106764747 gene encoding pumilio homolog 1 isoform X1: MVSDSYDKMISDVAIRSMLKNGEYAGEDLGVLRERELARLRSGSAPPTVEGSLTAVGGLFEGSPAAPGYGGRRGFGSEEELRADPNYANYYYSNVNLNPRLPPPLASKEDWRFVQRLRGGSKVGGVGDRRMTRDDGGIEGGDNNPLFSVHPAGFGVKEEGGLKHRKGGPEWSGEDGLIGLPALGLGSRQKSIAELFQQDEINNASSGSKHPHNLPSSNLFDDIAEKSETHAAYVHQELNALRSGGNKLGISAVQNFIGSGPQTYASALGASLSRSSTPDSQLLPRAASPCLPPIGDGRSSSADKKSSNGQNLLNAVSSNLNESVDLASALAGINLSTKDIIDDEKHSQSSRHSEDYTHSFKQQPYLNSPDSMAFQRHSATQSHLKVNKASSFGLDLNKSSGYADEQLEPHKAGGISLNTHLKGHSAATFTSRGSSPAHYQNVEDISYPNYGMNGYSVNPPSPSMMAGQLGSGNLPPFFENAVVAASALGLNAMDSRALGRGVTLGPLLAATELQNSSRLGSHPAGGNQQLPLMDPLYLQYLRSGDVASAAQIAALKESVVNRECTDLLGLQKAYVESLIAPQNSHFNVPYLGKSATLSPNSFGNPSYGLATSYPGSPLAGSLFPNSFYGPGSPMNQSERNMRLSGMRNVVGGFMGAWHSDTVGSLEENFASSLLDEFKSNKTKCFELTEIAGHVVEFSADQYGSRFIQQKLETASMEEKNMVFHEIMPQALSLMTDVFGNYVIQKFFEHGTAAQIRELADQLTGHVLTLSLQMYGCRVIQKAIEVVDMDQQTKMVTELDGHIMRCVRDQNGNHVIQKCIECVPEDAIHFIVSTFYDQVVTLSTHPYGCRVIQRVLEYCHDTKTQQIMMDEILQSVCMLAQDQYGNYVVQHVLEHGKPYERTAIIKELTGQIVQMSQQKFASNVIEKCLTFGTPAERQVLVNEMLGSTYENEPLQIMMKDQFANYVVQKVLETCDDQQLELILNRIKVHLNALKKYTYGKHIVARVEKLVAAGERRISILTLNPAQMV; this comes from the exons ATGGTGAGTGACAGTTACGATAAGATGATATCTGATGTGGCAATTCGATCGATGTTGAAGAACGGTGAATATGCAGGTGAAGATTTGGGGGTTCTGAGAGAGAGGGAACTCGCTCGGTTGCGAAGTGGGTCAGCCCCTCCTACTGTAGAGGGGTCCTTGACGGCGGTGGGAGGGTTGTTTGAAGGGTCTCCTGCTGCGCCTGGTTATGGTGGCAGAAGGGGTTTTGGGAGCGAGGAGGAGCTTCGTGCTGATCCCAATTACGCCAATTATTATTACTCTAATGTGAATCTGAACCCGCGTTTGCCGCCTCCACTGGCCTCGAAGGAGGACTGGCGGTTCGTGCAGCGGTTGAGGGGTGGTTCTAAGGTGGGCGGTGTTGGGGATAGGAGGATGACCAGAGATGATGGTGGAATTGAAGGGGGTGATAACAACCCTTTGTTTTCTGTGCACCCTGCTGGGTTTGGTGTGAAGGAGGAGGGTGGTTTGAAGCACCGCAAAGGCGGTCCCGAATGGAGTGGTGAGGATGGGTTGATCGGGTTGCCGGCATTAGGCCTAGGGAGTAGGCAGAAGAGCATTGCAGAACTGTTTCAG CAGGATGAAATAAATAATGCCTCATCTGGATCTAAGCACCCTCATAATCTACCCAGCAGTAATTTATTTGATGACATTGCTGAAAAATCTGAAACCCATGCTGCTTATGTGCATCAAGAACTGAATGCCCTGCGGTCTGGTGGAAATAAGCTGGGCATATCTGCTGTCCAAAATTTTATTGGTTCTGGACCTCAAACGTATGCTTCTGCCTTAGGTGCCTCCCTATCAAGGAGTAGCACCCCTGACTCTCAGCTTCTACCAAGAGCTGCTAGTCCTTGCCTTCCACCCATTGGTGATGGCAGGTCCAGTTCAGCTGATAAAAAAAGTTCTAACGGTCAAAACTTGCTCAATGCTGTCTCATCTAAtttaaatgagtctgtagatcTGGCGTCTGCTTTGGCTGGTATAAATTTATCCACAAAAGATATAATAGATGATGAAAAACATTCCCAGTCATCTAGGCACAGTGAAGATTATACTCACAGTTTTAAACAGCAGCCTTACTTAAACAGTCCTGATTCCATGGCTTTTCAACGTCATTCTGCTACCCAATCCCATTTAAAAGTGAATAAAGCCAGCAGTTTTGGATTGGATCTGAATAAATCGTCAGGGTATGCAGATGAACAGCTAGAACCCCACAAAGCTGGTGGAATTTCTCTTAACACGCATTTGAAAGGACATTCTGCAGCAACTTTTACTAGCAGAGGTAGTTCACCTGCTCACTATCAGAATGTTGAAGATATCTCATATCCAAACTATGGCATGAATGGATATAGTGTTAATCCTCCATCACCGTCTATGATGGCAGGCCAGCTTGGGAGTGGGAATTTGCCTCCTTTCTTCGAAAATGCTGTTGTTGCTGCATCTGCTCTAGGATTGAATGCTATGGACTCTAGAGCACTGGGAAGAGGTGTAACTTTAGGACCTTTATTGGCTGCAACTGAATTACAAAATTCTAGCAGGCTTGGAAGTCACCCTGCCGGTGGCAATCAGCAGTTGCCTTTGATGGACCCTTTGTATCTTCAGTATCTGAGATCGGGGGATGTTGCTTCCGCTGCACAGATTGCTGCGCTTAAGGAATCAGTGGTAAATAGGGAATGCACAGATTTACTTGGCCTCCAAAAAGCTTATGTTGAGTCTTTGATTGCTCCCCAAAATTCACATTTCAATGTTCCATACCTTGGTAAATCAGCTACCTTGAGCCCTAATTCTTTTGGAAATCCTTCATATGGTCTGGCCACATCATATCCAGGAAGCCCACTGGCTGGTTCCCTTTTCCCTAACTCCTTCTATGGACCGGGTAGTCCAATGAATCAAAGTGAACGAAATATGCGTTTGTCCGGGATGAGGAATGTAGTAGGGGGTTTCATGGGAGCTTGGCATTCAGACACAGTTGGTAGCTTAGAAGAGAATTTTGCATCTTCCTTGCTGGATGAATTCAAAAGTAATAAGACCAAATGTTTTGAACTTACAGAAATTGCTGGGCATGTTGTTGAATTCAG TGCTGATCAGTATGGAAGCCGATTTATACAACAGAAACTTGAGACAGCCTCGATGGAAGAGAAAAACATGGTTTTCCATGAAATCATGCCACAAGCACTTTCTCTAATGACTGATGTCTTCGGTAATTATGTGATTCAGAAG TTTTTTGAACATGGAACAGCAGCACAAATAAGGGAACTGGCTGATCAGCTTACGGGTCATGTGCTGACCCTGAGTCTTCAAATGTATGGCTGTCGGGTTATCCAGAAG GCTATTGAAGTTGTTGACATGGATCAGCAGACTAAAATGGTTACAGAGTTGGATGGTCATATCATGCGTTGTGTGCGTGATCAAAATGGAAATCATGTCATCCAGAAATGTATTGAATGTGTACCAGAGGATGCAATCCATTTTATTGTTTCAACGTTTTATGATCAGGTTGTGACATTGTCAACTCATCCTTATGGTTGCCGCGTTATACAG AGAGTCTTGGAGTACTGCCATGATACAAAAACACAACAGATTATGATGGATGAAATTTTGCAATCTGTGTGTATGTTAGCTCAAGACCAATATGGAAATTATGTTGTGCAG CATGTACTGGAGCATGGCAAACCTTATGAACGCACAGCTATAATCAAAGAATTAACTGGGCAAATAGTGCAGATGAGCCAACAGAAGTTTGCCTCTAATGTCATAGAAAAGTGCCTTACCTTTGGAACACCTGCCGAGCGTCAAGTCCTTGTGAATGAGATGCTTGGTTCCACTTATGAAAACGAACCCCTGCAG ATTATGATGAAGGATCAGTTTGCAAACTACGTTGTACAGAAAGTGCTGGAAACCTGTGATGACCAGCAGCTTGAGCTAATCCTTAATCGAATAAAGGTTCACCTGAATGCCTTGAAGAAGTATACCTATGGGAAGCACATTGTTGCCCGTGTAGAGAAATTGGTTGCTGCTGGGG AGAGGAGGATTAGTATTTTGACTCTAAATCCTGCACAGATGGTATAG
- the LOC106764747 gene encoding pumilio homolog 1 isoform X2 has protein sequence MVSDSYDKMISDVAIRSMLKNGEYAGEDLGVLRERELARLRSGSAPPTVEGSLTAVGGLFEGSPAAPGYGGRRGFGSEEELRADPNYANYYYSNVNLNPRLPPPLASKEDWRFVQRLRGGSKVGGVGDRRMTRDDGGIEGGDNNPLFSVHPAGFGVKEEGGLKHRKGGPEWSGEDGLIGLPALGLGSRQKSIAELFQDEINNASSGSKHPHNLPSSNLFDDIAEKSETHAAYVHQELNALRSGGNKLGISAVQNFIGSGPQTYASALGASLSRSSTPDSQLLPRAASPCLPPIGDGRSSSADKKSSNGQNLLNAVSSNLNESVDLASALAGINLSTKDIIDDEKHSQSSRHSEDYTHSFKQQPYLNSPDSMAFQRHSATQSHLKVNKASSFGLDLNKSSGYADEQLEPHKAGGISLNTHLKGHSAATFTSRGSSPAHYQNVEDISYPNYGMNGYSVNPPSPSMMAGQLGSGNLPPFFENAVVAASALGLNAMDSRALGRGVTLGPLLAATELQNSSRLGSHPAGGNQQLPLMDPLYLQYLRSGDVASAAQIAALKESVVNRECTDLLGLQKAYVESLIAPQNSHFNVPYLGKSATLSPNSFGNPSYGLATSYPGSPLAGSLFPNSFYGPGSPMNQSERNMRLSGMRNVVGGFMGAWHSDTVGSLEENFASSLLDEFKSNKTKCFELTEIAGHVVEFSADQYGSRFIQQKLETASMEEKNMVFHEIMPQALSLMTDVFGNYVIQKFFEHGTAAQIRELADQLTGHVLTLSLQMYGCRVIQKAIEVVDMDQQTKMVTELDGHIMRCVRDQNGNHVIQKCIECVPEDAIHFIVSTFYDQVVTLSTHPYGCRVIQRVLEYCHDTKTQQIMMDEILQSVCMLAQDQYGNYVVQHVLEHGKPYERTAIIKELTGQIVQMSQQKFASNVIEKCLTFGTPAERQVLVNEMLGSTYENEPLQIMMKDQFANYVVQKVLETCDDQQLELILNRIKVHLNALKKYTYGKHIVARVEKLVAAGERRISILTLNPAQMV, from the exons ATGGTGAGTGACAGTTACGATAAGATGATATCTGATGTGGCAATTCGATCGATGTTGAAGAACGGTGAATATGCAGGTGAAGATTTGGGGGTTCTGAGAGAGAGGGAACTCGCTCGGTTGCGAAGTGGGTCAGCCCCTCCTACTGTAGAGGGGTCCTTGACGGCGGTGGGAGGGTTGTTTGAAGGGTCTCCTGCTGCGCCTGGTTATGGTGGCAGAAGGGGTTTTGGGAGCGAGGAGGAGCTTCGTGCTGATCCCAATTACGCCAATTATTATTACTCTAATGTGAATCTGAACCCGCGTTTGCCGCCTCCACTGGCCTCGAAGGAGGACTGGCGGTTCGTGCAGCGGTTGAGGGGTGGTTCTAAGGTGGGCGGTGTTGGGGATAGGAGGATGACCAGAGATGATGGTGGAATTGAAGGGGGTGATAACAACCCTTTGTTTTCTGTGCACCCTGCTGGGTTTGGTGTGAAGGAGGAGGGTGGTTTGAAGCACCGCAAAGGCGGTCCCGAATGGAGTGGTGAGGATGGGTTGATCGGGTTGCCGGCATTAGGCCTAGGGAGTAGGCAGAAGAGCATTGCAGAACTGTTTCAG GATGAAATAAATAATGCCTCATCTGGATCTAAGCACCCTCATAATCTACCCAGCAGTAATTTATTTGATGACATTGCTGAAAAATCTGAAACCCATGCTGCTTATGTGCATCAAGAACTGAATGCCCTGCGGTCTGGTGGAAATAAGCTGGGCATATCTGCTGTCCAAAATTTTATTGGTTCTGGACCTCAAACGTATGCTTCTGCCTTAGGTGCCTCCCTATCAAGGAGTAGCACCCCTGACTCTCAGCTTCTACCAAGAGCTGCTAGTCCTTGCCTTCCACCCATTGGTGATGGCAGGTCCAGTTCAGCTGATAAAAAAAGTTCTAACGGTCAAAACTTGCTCAATGCTGTCTCATCTAAtttaaatgagtctgtagatcTGGCGTCTGCTTTGGCTGGTATAAATTTATCCACAAAAGATATAATAGATGATGAAAAACATTCCCAGTCATCTAGGCACAGTGAAGATTATACTCACAGTTTTAAACAGCAGCCTTACTTAAACAGTCCTGATTCCATGGCTTTTCAACGTCATTCTGCTACCCAATCCCATTTAAAAGTGAATAAAGCCAGCAGTTTTGGATTGGATCTGAATAAATCGTCAGGGTATGCAGATGAACAGCTAGAACCCCACAAAGCTGGTGGAATTTCTCTTAACACGCATTTGAAAGGACATTCTGCAGCAACTTTTACTAGCAGAGGTAGTTCACCTGCTCACTATCAGAATGTTGAAGATATCTCATATCCAAACTATGGCATGAATGGATATAGTGTTAATCCTCCATCACCGTCTATGATGGCAGGCCAGCTTGGGAGTGGGAATTTGCCTCCTTTCTTCGAAAATGCTGTTGTTGCTGCATCTGCTCTAGGATTGAATGCTATGGACTCTAGAGCACTGGGAAGAGGTGTAACTTTAGGACCTTTATTGGCTGCAACTGAATTACAAAATTCTAGCAGGCTTGGAAGTCACCCTGCCGGTGGCAATCAGCAGTTGCCTTTGATGGACCCTTTGTATCTTCAGTATCTGAGATCGGGGGATGTTGCTTCCGCTGCACAGATTGCTGCGCTTAAGGAATCAGTGGTAAATAGGGAATGCACAGATTTACTTGGCCTCCAAAAAGCTTATGTTGAGTCTTTGATTGCTCCCCAAAATTCACATTTCAATGTTCCATACCTTGGTAAATCAGCTACCTTGAGCCCTAATTCTTTTGGAAATCCTTCATATGGTCTGGCCACATCATATCCAGGAAGCCCACTGGCTGGTTCCCTTTTCCCTAACTCCTTCTATGGACCGGGTAGTCCAATGAATCAAAGTGAACGAAATATGCGTTTGTCCGGGATGAGGAATGTAGTAGGGGGTTTCATGGGAGCTTGGCATTCAGACACAGTTGGTAGCTTAGAAGAGAATTTTGCATCTTCCTTGCTGGATGAATTCAAAAGTAATAAGACCAAATGTTTTGAACTTACAGAAATTGCTGGGCATGTTGTTGAATTCAG TGCTGATCAGTATGGAAGCCGATTTATACAACAGAAACTTGAGACAGCCTCGATGGAAGAGAAAAACATGGTTTTCCATGAAATCATGCCACAAGCACTTTCTCTAATGACTGATGTCTTCGGTAATTATGTGATTCAGAAG TTTTTTGAACATGGAACAGCAGCACAAATAAGGGAACTGGCTGATCAGCTTACGGGTCATGTGCTGACCCTGAGTCTTCAAATGTATGGCTGTCGGGTTATCCAGAAG GCTATTGAAGTTGTTGACATGGATCAGCAGACTAAAATGGTTACAGAGTTGGATGGTCATATCATGCGTTGTGTGCGTGATCAAAATGGAAATCATGTCATCCAGAAATGTATTGAATGTGTACCAGAGGATGCAATCCATTTTATTGTTTCAACGTTTTATGATCAGGTTGTGACATTGTCAACTCATCCTTATGGTTGCCGCGTTATACAG AGAGTCTTGGAGTACTGCCATGATACAAAAACACAACAGATTATGATGGATGAAATTTTGCAATCTGTGTGTATGTTAGCTCAAGACCAATATGGAAATTATGTTGTGCAG CATGTACTGGAGCATGGCAAACCTTATGAACGCACAGCTATAATCAAAGAATTAACTGGGCAAATAGTGCAGATGAGCCAACAGAAGTTTGCCTCTAATGTCATAGAAAAGTGCCTTACCTTTGGAACACCTGCCGAGCGTCAAGTCCTTGTGAATGAGATGCTTGGTTCCACTTATGAAAACGAACCCCTGCAG ATTATGATGAAGGATCAGTTTGCAAACTACGTTGTACAGAAAGTGCTGGAAACCTGTGATGACCAGCAGCTTGAGCTAATCCTTAATCGAATAAAGGTTCACCTGAATGCCTTGAAGAAGTATACCTATGGGAAGCACATTGTTGCCCGTGTAGAGAAATTGGTTGCTGCTGGGG AGAGGAGGATTAGTATTTTGACTCTAAATCCTGCACAGATGGTATAG